One window of Saccharopolyspora phatthalungensis genomic DNA carries:
- a CDS encoding histidine triad nucleotide-binding protein: MSDMDSLFLRIIAREIPADVVHENDQVIAIRDINPQAPTHVLVVPKKRYRNVAELAAADPGLLAELIAVAHNIAEREGIADSGYRLLFNTNSDAGQTIFHVHLHLLGGEPLGGLTGGPIRG, from the coding sequence ATGAGCGACATGGACTCCTTGTTCCTGCGGATCATCGCCCGTGAGATCCCGGCCGACGTGGTGCACGAAAACGACCAGGTGATCGCGATTCGCGACATCAATCCGCAGGCGCCCACCCACGTGCTCGTCGTGCCGAAGAAGCGCTACCGCAACGTGGCCGAGCTGGCCGCCGCCGACCCGGGACTGCTGGCCGAGCTGATCGCCGTGGCCCACAACATCGCAGAGCGGGAAGGCATTGCCGACTCCGGCTACCGGCTGCTGTTCAACACCAACTCCGACGCCGGGCAGACGATCTTCCACGTGCATCTGCACCTGCTCGGCGGCGAACCGCTCGGCGGGCTGACCGGCGGTCCCATCAGGGGCTGA
- a CDS encoding 16S rRNA (uracil(1498)-N(3))-methyltransferase translates to MSESSLPVFSVERLPAVGATTLDGPEGKHAATVRRLRAGEQLLLSDGQGGLARCEVAASARDSLRLSVAETWHVPQPALRVRLAQALVKGDRGELAVELATEAGVDAVVPWRAARCVAKWDDGPRGAKALARWRSTAAQAAKQARRAWTPLVDDPVSTRQLAELVGRADAALVLHESATTPLASVDLPAAGELVLVVGPEGGVASDELATLTDAGAQVVRLGPTVLRASTAAAVALGAVGVRTDRWN, encoded by the coding sequence GTGTCGGAATCCTCGCTGCCGGTGTTCTCCGTCGAGCGGCTGCCGGCCGTCGGCGCAACCACATTGGACGGCCCGGAAGGCAAGCACGCGGCCACCGTGCGCCGTTTGCGGGCCGGTGAGCAGCTGCTGCTCTCGGACGGCCAGGGCGGCTTGGCGCGTTGTGAAGTGGCTGCGTCGGCGAGGGATTCCCTGCGGCTCTCGGTGGCCGAGACCTGGCACGTCCCGCAGCCCGCGCTTCGGGTCCGGCTGGCGCAGGCGCTGGTCAAGGGCGATCGCGGGGAACTCGCGGTGGAACTGGCCACCGAAGCGGGAGTGGACGCTGTGGTGCCGTGGCGGGCCGCCCGGTGTGTGGCGAAGTGGGACGACGGCCCGCGCGGCGCGAAGGCGCTGGCGAGATGGCGCAGCACGGCCGCGCAGGCGGCGAAACAGGCGAGGCGGGCGTGGACACCGCTCGTCGACGATCCGGTCAGCACCAGGCAACTCGCCGAGTTGGTCGGCCGCGCCGATGCGGCGCTGGTGCTGCACGAGTCGGCGACCACGCCGCTGGCGTCGGTCGACCTACCCGCCGCGGGTGAACTCGTGCTGGTCGTAGGCCCGGAGGGCGGCGTGGCCAGCGACGAACTCGCGACGCTGACCGACGCTGGTGCGCAAGTCGTCCGCTTGGGCCCGACGGTTCTGCGTGCCTCGACCGCCGCCGCTGTCGCGCTCGGCGCCGTCGGCGTCCGCACCGACCGCTGGAACTGA
- a CDS encoding transposase produces the protein MPHVRALTRGDRRRNERLTRLRSIVRREFAVVAVDLASAKQAAVVADHDSRVLGRRMFSGDAWVIDDILDWAGPVAAKAGFAGVVLGCEPTGHRWKPLLDRARARGVELVCVNPMLVHRGREEEDFTRDRSDFKDATIIAKRVTELRCYVPYVLEGHWCRLRHLGARRADQLVAAGSARQRLRDLLECAWPAVLSTASKPLDTLTWRVAMAVSTDPARIMAMGFDAFAAAVRDELPRWGGSRRNLRILRAIFDAARTPGGVATEQAAACERAAYALDDWHHALGQLADVEARMIEVLDTLELSTLVTTITGLSVVGAAAILAETGDPARFDCARTWVKHAGLCPRANESGNFHGITTVSRRGRPGLRTAAWRAIWGALTHNPVYTARYTHLTTRETNPLRPGQARTALAAALLRQLFVVVTRRVAWDPAVAAGTTKEVAPQAA, from the coding sequence GTGCCTCATGTCAGGGCGCTTACGCGCGGTGATCGTCGTCGGAACGAGCGGCTGACCCGGTTGCGATCGATCGTGCGCCGCGAGTTCGCGGTGGTCGCAGTCGATCTGGCCTCGGCCAAACAGGCGGCGGTGGTCGCCGATCACGATTCGCGGGTGCTGGGCCGACGCATGTTCAGCGGGGATGCGTGGGTGATCGATGACATCCTGGACTGGGCCGGGCCGGTCGCCGCCAAGGCGGGGTTCGCCGGTGTGGTGCTGGGGTGCGAGCCGACCGGGCATCGCTGGAAGCCGCTGCTGGACCGGGCCCGCGCTCGCGGAGTTGAGCTGGTGTGTGTGAACCCGATGCTGGTGCACCGTGGCCGGGAGGAAGAGGACTTCACCCGCGACCGGTCGGACTTCAAAGACGCCACGATCATCGCCAAACGCGTCACGGAACTGCGCTGCTACGTGCCCTATGTGCTGGAGGGGCACTGGTGTCGCCTGCGGCATCTGGGGGCTCGCCGTGCCGATCAGCTTGTTGCCGCGGGGTCGGCCCGGCAGCGTTTGCGTGATCTGCTGGAGTGTGCCTGGCCTGCGGTGCTGTCCACCGCGAGCAAGCCTTTGGACACGCTGACCTGGCGGGTGGCCATGGCGGTGTCCACCGACCCGGCCCGGATCATGGCGATGGGCTTTGATGCCTTTGCCGCGGCAGTGCGTGACGAACTTCCCCGCTGGGGTGGCAGCCGCCGCAATCTGCGCATTCTGCGCGCGATCTTCGACGCCGCTCGCACACCTGGCGGGGTTGCTACCGAGCAAGCCGCGGCCTGCGAACGAGCGGCCTACGCACTCGACGACTGGCACCATGCCCTGGGGCAGCTCGCCGACGTTGAGGCCCGCATGATCGAGGTCCTCGACACCCTGGAACTGTCCACGTTGGTCACCACCATCACGGGGTTGTCGGTCGTCGGGGCCGCCGCCATCCTCGCCGAGACCGGCGACCCAGCGCGCTTCGACTGTGCCCGAACCTGGGTCAAGCATGCGGGGTTGTGCCCACGTGCCAACGAATCCGGGAACTTTCACGGCATCACCACGGTCTCCCGCCGCGGCCGCCCCGGACTGCGCACCGCCGCTTGGCGGGCCATCTGGGGCGCACTGACCCACAACCCGGTCTACACCGCCCGCTATACGCACCTGACCACCCGTGAAACCAACCCGCTGCGCCCGGGACAAGCCCGCACGGCCCTCGCAGCGGCACTGCTGCGACAGCTGTTCGTGGTCGTCACCCGCCGGGTGGCCTGGGATCCGGCGGTTGCCGCCGGCACTACGAAGGAGGTGGCGCCGCAGGCCGCATAG
- the dnaJ gene encoding molecular chaperone DnaJ, which yields MARDYYATLGVASDATPEQIKRAYRKLARELHPDVNPDEAAQERFREVTTAYEVLSDPKKRQVVDLGGDPLSNGGGAGGGMGDPFAGFGGLGDIMDAFFGGGGAGGGRGPRSRVQPGSDALLRLELTLEECASGVNRDITVDTAVLCDSCDGGGSRAGSAPSTCDTCGGRGEVQSVQRSFLGQVMTSRPCPVCRGFGEVITDPCQQCGGDGRVRARRTITVKIPAGVGDGMRVRLAGEGEVGPGGGPAGDLFVEVEELPHERFTRDGADLHCTLELPMTAAALGTVLVLETLDGGREELAVEPGTQPGTEHVLAGRGLPKLRSNGRVSGHGDLHVHLDVVVPTRLDETQSDLLRQLASLRGEEQPEPTVTANGNGNRHGLFSRFRSFGHR from the coding sequence GTGGCCAGGGACTACTACGCGACCCTCGGGGTGGCCAGCGACGCGACACCCGAGCAGATCAAGCGGGCGTACCGCAAGCTCGCACGTGAACTGCACCCGGACGTCAACCCTGATGAGGCCGCGCAGGAGCGGTTCCGTGAGGTGACGACCGCCTACGAGGTGCTTTCGGACCCGAAGAAACGGCAGGTCGTCGACCTGGGCGGCGATCCGCTGTCCAACGGCGGCGGCGCCGGTGGCGGCATGGGCGACCCCTTCGCCGGTTTCGGCGGGCTGGGCGACATCATGGACGCCTTCTTCGGCGGCGGGGGAGCCGGCGGCGGCCGCGGCCCGCGCAGCCGGGTCCAGCCGGGTTCGGACGCGCTGTTGCGGCTGGAGCTGACCCTTGAGGAGTGCGCCAGCGGCGTCAACCGGGACATCACCGTAGACACGGCGGTGCTCTGCGACTCCTGCGACGGCGGCGGTTCGCGGGCCGGCAGCGCCCCGTCGACCTGCGACACCTGCGGTGGTCGCGGCGAGGTGCAGTCCGTGCAGCGGTCGTTCCTGGGGCAGGTCATGACGTCCCGGCCGTGCCCGGTCTGCCGCGGATTCGGCGAGGTCATCACCGATCCGTGCCAGCAGTGCGGCGGCGACGGCCGGGTCCGCGCGCGGCGCACCATCACCGTCAAGATCCCGGCCGGGGTCGGCGACGGGATGCGGGTGCGGCTGGCCGGCGAGGGTGAGGTCGGGCCCGGCGGAGGACCGGCTGGTGACCTGTTCGTCGAGGTCGAGGAGCTGCCGCACGAGCGGTTCACCCGCGACGGCGCGGACCTGCACTGCACCCTCGAACTGCCGATGACGGCCGCCGCGCTGGGCACCGTGCTCGTCCTGGAGACCCTCGACGGTGGACGGGAAGAGCTCGCCGTCGAGCCGGGCACCCAGCCCGGCACCGAGCACGTGCTCGCCGGTCGGGGCCTGCCCAAGCTGCGGTCCAACGGCAGGGTCAGCGGACACGGCGACCTGCATGTGCACCTCGATGTCGTGGTGCCGACCCGGCTCGACGAAACGCAGTCGGACTTGCTGCGGCAGCTCGCCTCGTTGCGCGGCGAGGAGCAGCCGGAGCCCACGGTGACAGCCAACGGCAACGGCAACCGGCACGGGCTGTTCTCCCGTTTCCGGTCCTTCGGTCACCGCTGA